The stretch of DNA AGAGCGCCTCCCGGGCGGCGACCTTCCCCGAGGCGGGCACGTCGAGCAGTGCGCGCAGCGATCCGGACAGCAGCACCGGGTCCTTGTCCTGGACCAGGACGGCCGTGCGTGCGGAGTCGAGCGGCAACTCGTCCAGCGGTACACCCCCGAGCAGAGCCGAGGTGCCCGGCTCGGTGGGGTGGCCGCCCAGCCGTTCCGCCAGCCGGCCCGCGGCGTCCGGGTCGCCGCAGACCACGGCGGTGAGTTGTCCGGCCGGTGCGCGAAGGCCGGTCGCCGGGTCGTGCAGTTCACCTGACGGCACGACGGGTGCCCGTTTCCCGGCCCCGTCGGTGGCCCGTTCCAGGGACAGCACCCGGGCGGCCCGGGAGGCCGACGGGCGGGAGAAGGAGTACGCCATGGCGATCTCGACGAAGTGCCGCAACGGATAGGTGAGGACCATGACGGAGCTGTAGACGGTGACGAGTTCGCCCACGCTGATCCGGCCCGCGCGGGCCAGGTGCACGCCGTACCAGACAACCCCGATCAGCAGCAGGCCCGGCAGCAGGACCTGGATCGCGGCGATCAGGGACCACATGCGGGCACTGCGGACGGCCGCGTGCCGCACCTCCTGGGAGGCACTCCGGTAGCGGTCGAGGAACAACTCCTCCCCGCCGATGCCGCGCAGCACCCGCAGTCCGGCGACGGTGTCCGAGGCAAGTTCGGTGGCGCGGCCCGCCTTCTCGCGCTGCACGTCGGCACGCCGGGTCGCGCGGGGCAGCAGCGGCAGCACCGCGAGAGCCAGCGCCGGCAGGCCCACGGCGACGACCACGCCCAGCGCGGGCTGGTAGACGAGCAGGGCGACACAGACCAGCACGATGGTGAGGGCCGCCGCAGTGAACCGGGAGACGGCCTCGACGAACCAGCCGATTTTCTCGACATCACCGGTGGACACGGCGACCACCTCGCCGGCGGCCACCCGCCGGGTCAGCGCCGAGCCCAGCGCGGCGGCCTTGCGGGCGAGCAGTTGCTGGACGCGGGCGGCGGCGGTGATCCAGTTGGTGACCGCGGCGCGGTGCAGGTAGGTGTCGCCGAGCGCGTTGCCGGCACAAGCCACCGTCAGCAGCCCGCCGGCGAAGGCCAGCCGCGCACCCGAACGGTC from Streptomyces sp. 6-11-2 encodes:
- a CDS encoding ABC transporter ATP-binding protein; amino-acid sequence: MQIQDLPYPDPGVPDARSGPRLLWWLGRNQLGGQMKALAWGLLHFASVSALPFCVGLAIQAVVDRSGARLAFAGGLLTVACAGNALGDTYLHRAAVTNWITAAARVQQLLARKAAALGSALTRRVAAGEVVAVSTGDVEKIGWFVEAVSRFTAAALTIVLVCVALLVYQPALGVVVAVGLPALALAVLPLLPRATRRADVQREKAGRATELASDTVAGLRVLRGIGGEELFLDRYRSASQEVRHAAVRSARMWSLIAAIQVLLPGLLLIGVVWYGVHLARAGRISVGELVTVYSSVMVLTYPLRHFVEIAMAYSFSRPSASRAARVLSLERATDGAGKRAPVVPSGELHDPATGLRAPAGQLTAVVCGDPDAAGRLAERLGGHPTEPGTSALLGGVPLDELPLDSARTAVLVQDKDPVLLSGSLRALLDVPASGKVAAREALSAAQCDDVLDALAQSSPSAEDPMDVRITERGRSLSGGQRQRLALARSLITDPEVLVLDEPTSAVDSHTEARIAQGLRDLRAGRTTVVFTSSPLLLDRADRVVLVHEGTVAAVGVHRDLVHTEPRYRAVVTRETDEERAAHVLLDGGGRLRAAPDRSRHDALFDDEAARRDATEETLEEDLEEDLDGALEEMEETA